In Natrinema versiforme, the following are encoded in one genomic region:
- a CDS encoding D-2-hydroxyacid dehydrogenase: MSTIDVLVLRAGTHGMPAGDYAAELRDRLPDHRIEVATTPQEERALAVEARVITSTHFDANLLDDTPELELFAGVAAGYDHLPLDALAGHGVAVTNASGVHAPNIAEQVLGYILMFARGLDEARRRQERREWRHYQAREIKDSTVTIVGLGAIGKAVANRVTAFDVDTIGIRYTPKKGGPTDRVIGFDDADFHDALADTDYLVVATPLTETTRGLVGTEEFETLPPDAYLVNVGRGPIVDTDALIVALRKNAIGGAGLDVTDPEPLPHNHPLWRFENVTITPHNAGHSPAHWDRLADIVAGNVRQLGDGTAPVDLENLVRSPE; the protein is encoded by the coding sequence ATGAGTACCATCGACGTACTGGTCCTTCGAGCCGGAACCCACGGGATGCCGGCGGGAGACTACGCGGCCGAACTCCGTGACCGGCTACCGGACCACCGAATCGAGGTAGCGACGACGCCCCAGGAAGAGCGGGCGCTCGCGGTCGAGGCCAGGGTGATCACCTCGACCCACTTCGACGCCAATCTGCTTGACGACACGCCGGAACTGGAACTGTTCGCTGGCGTCGCTGCGGGGTACGACCACCTGCCGCTCGACGCGCTGGCCGGGCACGGAGTTGCCGTGACGAACGCCTCAGGGGTCCACGCCCCCAACATCGCCGAACAGGTGCTCGGCTATATTCTCATGTTCGCCCGGGGGTTAGACGAGGCCAGGCGACGACAGGAGCGACGCGAGTGGCGACATTACCAGGCCCGCGAGATCAAGGATAGCACCGTCACGATCGTCGGCCTCGGAGCGATCGGCAAAGCCGTCGCGAACCGGGTCACGGCGTTCGACGTGGACACCATCGGCATACGCTACACGCCCAAGAAGGGCGGCCCGACCGACCGGGTGATCGGGTTCGACGACGCGGACTTCCACGACGCGCTGGCCGATACCGACTACTTGGTCGTCGCCACGCCGCTGACGGAGACGACGCGCGGACTGGTCGGTACCGAGGAGTTCGAGACGCTGCCGCCGGACGCGTACCTCGTCAACGTTGGCCGCGGTCCGATCGTCGACACCGATGCGCTCATCGTCGCCCTCCGGAAGAACGCCATCGGCGGAGCAGGGCTGGACGTGACGGACCCCGAGCCGCTCCCCCACAATCACCCGCTCTGGCGGTTCGAGAACGTGACCATCACGCCGCACAACGCCGGGCACAGCCCGGCACACTGGGACCGGCTGGCGGACATCGTCGCTGGGAACGTCCGGCAGCTCGGCGACGGTACAGCCCCCGTTGACCTGGAGAACCTGGTTCGGTCCCCGGAGTGA
- a CDS encoding MFS transporter yields MNSRHAHRSLALCTLAFMVTMVARLAISPLVPAITDEFSVSNGAVGLALSLMWAMYALMQFPSGVLGERLGERKVILSAIGLTGVSSLCIAIAPAYGFFVLFVSVLGVGAGLHYTAATTFLAKQYDDIGSVIGIHVAGSPAAGLIAPAAATGIAVRYGWRAGILLGTVMAVPVFFLFASRIRPTSPERPDEPLWNRFTFSTVSDLLAKPSVAFTTSLAFLCAFTWQATASFLPTFFTEGQELSPEIASGLFSLYFLVHGITQPVLGSLSDYAGRKPTTALSMAAGVIGYGSILVGDGLPVYAIGVSSIGLAMSWGAPLQSRLIDLFTEADRGAGFGLVRTVYMVTGASGSLVIGLLADLYGWTVSFSLLAAIMGVVLIALGSNRLFKLGL; encoded by the coding sequence GTGAACTCGCGTCATGCACACCGATCGCTGGCTCTCTGTACGTTAGCCTTCATGGTAACGATGGTCGCGCGACTGGCGATCAGTCCTCTGGTTCCAGCGATCACTGACGAATTTTCCGTCTCGAACGGTGCTGTCGGCTTAGCATTGTCACTTATGTGGGCGATGTACGCGCTCATGCAGTTTCCAAGCGGCGTCCTCGGCGAGCGGCTCGGAGAGCGGAAGGTGATTCTGTCCGCGATCGGGCTTACCGGCGTATCGAGTCTCTGTATCGCGATCGCACCGGCATACGGTTTCTTCGTGCTCTTCGTCAGTGTTCTCGGCGTCGGCGCCGGCCTCCACTACACGGCCGCGACGACTTTTCTAGCGAAACAGTATGACGACATCGGCAGTGTAATCGGGATCCACGTCGCTGGAAGTCCAGCTGCGGGGCTTATCGCACCCGCTGCAGCAACGGGAATTGCCGTTCGGTATGGATGGCGGGCCGGAATTTTACTCGGAACCGTAATGGCTGTGCCAGTTTTTTTCCTCTTTGCGAGCCGAATTCGGCCGACCAGCCCGGAACGACCCGACGAGCCACTGTGGAACCGGTTTACGTTCTCGACCGTCAGCGACCTTCTTGCGAAACCGTCTGTCGCTTTCACAACGAGTCTCGCGTTCCTCTGTGCGTTCACATGGCAGGCCACCGCGTCTTTCTTACCCACTTTCTTTACCGAGGGACAGGAACTCTCACCGGAAATCGCGAGCGGATTGTTTTCTCTGTACTTCCTCGTCCACGGGATAACACAGCCGGTGCTAGGATCTCTTTCGGATTATGCAGGGAGGAAACCGACTACTGCACTCTCAATGGCTGCGGGGGTAATCGGTTACGGCAGTATACTCGTCGGAGATGGCCTCCCCGTCTACGCCATCGGTGTCTCCTCCATTGGTCTCGCTATGAGTTGGGGTGCGCCACTCCAGTCACGGCTCATAGACCTCTTCACAGAAGCCGATCGTGGCGCAGGATTCGGTCTCGTCCGAACGGTGTACATGGTAACGGGAGCATCTGGTAGCCTGGTCATCGGCCTGCTCGCCGACCTCTACGGCTGGACCGTCTCATTCTCACTTCTCGCTGCAATCATGGGAGTGGTCCTCATCGCGCTCGGCAGTAATCGTCTGTTCAAACTCGGTCTCTAA
- a CDS encoding D-2-hydroxyacid dehydrogenase: MTNEHNVLVLHQVPHQGSPSDVASAISDRIESIEIETANDYNDALDRISRADIVVSRRLDSTLLESAEKLRWVQALSAGVGSYDLDQLQREDIVLTNASGVHSVPIAEQVLGYMLTFERNLHEGIRRQNAREWRHYRAGELRGKTVGIIGLGEIGQEIARVTDALGMTAIGTKRTPEELSHVREVYGPDETLTVVGKADYVVIACPLTAETEGLIDGRALDSMKPDAVLVNVGRGKVVDEDALLYALRKGQIGGAALDVQAEEPLPTDSPLWNLSNVIITPHMAGATPHYWDRCAEIFAENYDRFTADKWEEMRNRIV, encoded by the coding sequence ATGACGAACGAACACAACGTATTAGTTCTCCACCAGGTTCCGCATCAGGGGTCGCCGTCCGATGTCGCGTCGGCGATCAGCGATCGCATCGAATCAATCGAAATCGAGACAGCGAACGACTATAACGACGCTCTCGACCGAATATCGAGGGCAGATATTGTCGTGTCTCGTCGACTCGATTCGACGTTGCTAGAGTCGGCGGAGAAACTCCGTTGGGTCCAGGCGCTGAGTGCTGGCGTCGGGAGCTACGATCTCGATCAGCTCCAGCGGGAAGATATCGTGCTCACGAATGCATCCGGTGTCCATTCGGTGCCGATAGCCGAACAGGTGCTCGGATACATGCTCACATTTGAACGGAACCTCCACGAAGGAATCCGACGACAGAACGCACGGGAATGGCGCCACTATCGGGCAGGGGAGCTACGGGGCAAAACGGTGGGAATCATCGGGCTCGGTGAAATCGGACAGGAGATTGCGAGGGTTACTGACGCGCTCGGAATGACCGCTATCGGAACGAAACGAACCCCAGAGGAGCTATCGCACGTTCGGGAGGTTTACGGTCCCGACGAGACGCTAACGGTTGTCGGAAAGGCCGACTACGTCGTTATCGCCTGCCCGCTCACGGCGGAAACAGAAGGACTTATCGACGGGCGAGCGCTGGATTCGATGAAACCCGACGCCGTGCTCGTCAACGTCGGACGGGGAAAGGTCGTCGACGAAGACGCACTTCTCTACGCCCTCCGAAAAGGACAGATCGGCGGTGCCGCACTCGATGTACAGGCCGAGGAGCCCCTCCCCACCGATTCTCCGCTCTGGAACCTTTCGAATGTAATCATCACACCTCACATGGCCGGTGCGACGCCTCACTACTGGGATCGATGTGCGGAGATCTTCGCAGAGAATTACGACCGGTTCACCGCTGATAAATGGGAGGAGATGCGTAATCGAATCGTGTGA
- a CDS encoding universal stress protein produces MAAGSGAELVLLRVIDESEYGRDLQRKAQTSMGDVDSVDELTKRAREATAELGDEVLGEDVSYTVEVLFGDLPDDVLAKADELGCDHVFIAGEKRSPTGKVLFGDTTQSVLLNFDGPVTSLIG; encoded by the coding sequence ATGGCTGCCGGTTCCGGTGCGGAACTCGTGCTCCTTCGCGTGATCGACGAGTCGGAGTACGGACGCGACCTCCAGCGGAAAGCACAGACTTCCATGGGAGACGTCGACAGTGTGGACGAACTGACGAAGCGGGCGAGAGAGGCGACGGCCGAACTGGGAGACGAGGTCCTCGGCGAAGACGTCTCGTACACGGTCGAGGTTCTGTTCGGAGATCTCCCAGACGACGTGTTAGCGAAGGCCGACGAACTGGGCTGTGATCACGTCTTTATCGCGGGCGAAAAGCGATCGCCGACCGGCAAGGTACTGTTCGGGGACACCACTCAGTCGGTTCTTTTGAACTTCGACGGCCCGGTGACGTCGTTGATCGGCTGA